The nucleotide sequence ATCGTTCTATGCCGGAGGTTTGAGGGTGGGAACTTCACCATGCTGCTGATGCTGCATCTGGCCCTGTGTGACCTGATGGCTTTGCTGTGCCTTCCTCTGGCTGTCAATAACCTACTGAATTCCTGGGCTCTGGAGGCTGCCACCTGCAAGCTGCTCTTCTTCCTGATCCATTGCAGTCTTAACAGTAGTGTGTTTACCATCACCCTGTTGAGTGTGCAGCGCTACATCCAGGTGCTGTACCCCCATAGCTGGGCACGTCTGGGCCGTATGGGGGAAAAGGCGCTTCTAGTGTCCCTGTGGGGACTGGCGGGGACCATAGCCTCTCCCACCTTGTCTGTTCGTGACATGAAGAGAAACACATTCGATGGCAATATGTACTGCGTTTCACATTACCTGAGCTCTGGACAGGAAATTACCACCCTACTCATCCAAACGCTATTTGGATTTGGATTTCCCAGTTGCATCCTGGCGACTTCATACTTCTACCTCCACAGGAGGGTGAGCCAGGCAGCCCTGTTCAGGCAGCGCAGGCTGACCAAGCTGGTCACTTACATTGTGGTGTCCTTCTTCTGCTTCTGGACGCCGCTGCACATCTTCAACCTGCTGGCCCTGGGGAACATGGTCATGAAAAGCGACGAGGTGAAGGACGTTTGTCAAACAGCCTGGGACATTATTTTGGCCTTCACTCTAATCAACAGCTGCCTCAACCCTTTCCTCTACGCCTTCGCCTCTTCAGCCATACCCAGGACAAGCCCCCAGCCCAACAACATATGATGCTGGCTTCCTTTAGGTAAATATTCACTAACGCTGAAGACCTTAATTATAACATATGATTTTGTCCAAAGCCCCTCACAgtgctgtgtgtacatttggtGACGGTGGAATCTGCAGGGAATAATCGGGACAACCTTTGGTGTTGTGTCCTGCTCTACTGAGACACAACCAGTTTGGACCAGAATTCTGTGAATGTCACAATTCGTGCATATATTTTGTCCGACACTTCCCCGAGAGAACCtctgttgtgtgttttattatagCGGCCAGGTGAGTGTTTACATAGAGTAAAGAGCATGTGTTATTCAACAGTCAAATTTGGGACAGAGCATCTCTGAGGAACAGAATACAATTTTACTGTtgacaaatgaaaatatgataTGGGTGTTGTGCCATGGAGGCCACAGGTCATGTTAAATGTTTGTCACTCCCGCTGCCATTCAACATCATAAAGGCTTAGACATAGATGTGAGGTCATACCTGTAATAGCAACAAACCCCAGTATTTTGTTATGCTAAACATACATGAATCTGCCTCTCTGTAACTATGTGACAATTCATGCTTTATATTCCAGTGTCTCTACTTTGACCTATTCATTAAATCGTTGTTGTAAGGGCAACAGTGACTTTCTTCAACTGTCCTAGAATGCGAACAGTGCAGCTGTTTTTAAAGTGTAGTGCTTTCAACAGCAAGGCTGTGGGTTAgacaaagtatgaaaatgtatgcagtacTGTAAGTTACTCTGAATGAGTGCtacattttctaaaaccaaTTAAATCTTTCTGAGAAATCCCTGAAGATGGCGTATTTTCCTCTCACAGTAAAGAGACCTGTTCTGTGTTCTTATGCAAATGACACTCAATTATCAACCAATTACTCCAGGAAAAAGTATatcaaaaaactaaatataaacaaaaattcATAAGGAATTACATGTTTAAGACAATTCAAGCCTTACAAGATTTCCCCCCCAGACATCGGTCTTGTCTGATACAGTGTTTGTCAATAAAGCATCTGGAAGCCAACCTGACCTTTCTTCATTATAGACCTCCCTTAATACCTTCAGTGACAAGAACACACAATTAacttaaaaatgtatctttatttACCATGTTATATAAACATAACATAGCTGCCTATGTACACCCTAACTGGGAACAAGAGGCCAATAACATTAACACCTGGGGTGAGACTGGCAGAGTAGCTGGGTATCCTTGACAACGTCTGACTGCATGGGATGGACCAGATACTGTACAGCCCAGTGCAACATACCATCAGGGATCCTGCGGGATTCcgacacagttacacacacagttacacacacacacgcagttacacacacagtttaaaaaaaaaaaaacacacacacagttacaaacacacacacacagttacaaacacacacacagttacaaacacacacacacacacagttacaaacacaaacacacacacacacacacagttacaaacacaaacacacacacacacacagttacaaacacacacacacacagttacaaacacacacacacagttacaaacacacacagttacaaacacatacagttacACACGCACAAAAAATAACACAGAGTACTAACTTGAAATGGCTTAAATCCTTTGAAATGCGGCCACACAGCTTATAAGAATATGAGAACGGAGTGCCATCAGCGTGAACCTGAGAAAGCAAGACAAAAGGGTTCCATGACTAACTCCCAGGAAATCTATTGAAAATGAACTTCCACAGGCTCAGACTCCACTCAGTGGTGACCTTATTAAGTGTTCACTATCACATGTCCCTGTTGAAAACGGATCACCCTTACATTGGAGGGCCTGGCGGGGGCAGCTGCTGCAACTTCCATTTGTTTGCAACAGCTTCCCTCTCCAATCCTGGGAGTTTTAAGCAACCAGGAGGGCGGGCTGAGGCTCGTCAGCATGTCCTCCTCCGCCCAGGTCGTAGCATCCTCGGGGGTCCTCACACAACTCTTCATCTTAGCTTTCTTGCACCTTTTCTCAGCAACATCCCCGTCTTGCTCCACCTCCATGGGGTTTCCCCGCAAAGTGGTTGGGAGGTGACGTGTTGTGGTTGACCTGCTGCGGTGTTGCTCCATGCCAGGCTTTGTAGAGAGATTCACAATGGAAGAGGAGGAGCCACTGGAGGAGGGCAGGCTAAGGGAGGGGCCTGGCTTCTGGTAAGGAGGAAGGGACTGCTCATCTGACCTTTGGGTGACCCCCGACACCTGGGTGCTCGTGGCCAGGGGAAACTGTGTGTGCATGACTGGTGGAGGAGTAGGGTGTAGCAGAGACTGGCTCTCCGAGAAGGGGGTGGGTTCTGTGTTG is from Esox lucius isolate fEsoLuc1 chromosome 2, fEsoLuc1.pri, whole genome shotgun sequence and encodes:
- the LOC105016737 gene encoding leukotriene B4 receptor 1-like, yielding MQSYPYYHITRVMPSVIMVFCFMVGIPGNLMVMIVLCRRFEGGNFTMLLMLHLALCDLMALLCLPLAVNNLLNSWALEAATCKLLFFLIHCSLNSSVFTITLLSVQRYIQVLYPHSWARLGRMGEKALLVSLWGLAGTIASPTLSVRDMKRNTFDGNMYCVSHYLSSGQEITTLLIQTLFGFGFPSCILATSYFYLHRRVSQAALFRQRRLTKLVTYIVVSFFCFWTPLHIFNLLALGNMVMKSDEVKDVCQTAWDIILAFTLINSCLNPFLYAFASSAIPRTSPQPNNI